One window of the Crassaminicella thermophila genome contains the following:
- the hemW gene encoding radical SAM family heme chaperone HemW encodes MKEIGMYIHIPFCAQKCLYCDFCSFSATEEMISKYIDALIKEMKIYEEKLRKCKIKSIFIGGGTPSIISINKMDKIINGIHSNFNLKEDLEFSIESNPGTLNKEKISYYLNHNINRLSIGLQAWQDFLLKKLGRVHNSKEFVRNYLLAREIGFKNINIDIMFALPNQSINHWQETLRNVVTLKPEHISAYSLKIEEGTVFNQLYKKGELHLPDEEKDRKMYHFTIDYLLENGYKHYEISNFAKEGQECIHNKIYWENEEYIGLGLGAHSYLNKIRYSNTTDLKDYIENIDKKNICVHKEEISIKDEIAETMFLGLRMMKGISIKKFTKKFGISPLKVYSNEICDLKEKGLLQVDDQVIRLTRKGIDLSNHVFVAFLLD; translated from the coding sequence ATGAAAGAGATAGGTATGTATATTCATATACCATTTTGTGCTCAAAAGTGTTTATATTGTGATTTTTGTTCTTTTAGTGCTACAGAGGAGATGATTTCTAAATATATTGATGCATTAATAAAGGAAATGAAAATATATGAGGAAAAATTGAGAAAATGTAAAATAAAATCTATATTTATAGGTGGAGGAACACCTTCTATTATTTCTATTAATAAAATGGATAAAATAATAAATGGTATACATTCAAATTTTAATTTAAAAGAGGATTTAGAATTTTCAATAGAGAGTAATCCTGGAACTTTAAATAAAGAAAAAATTAGTTATTATTTAAATCATAACATCAATAGATTGAGTATAGGGCTTCAAGCATGGCAGGATTTTCTTTTAAAAAAATTAGGAAGAGTGCACAATAGTAAGGAATTTGTTAGAAACTATTTATTAGCAAGAGAAATAGGATTTAAAAATATAAATATAGATATTATGTTTGCTCTTCCTAATCAAAGCATAAATCATTGGCAAGAGACATTAAGAAATGTTGTAACATTAAAACCTGAACATATTTCAGCTTACAGTTTAAAAATTGAAGAAGGAACTGTATTCAATCAGTTGTATAAAAAGGGAGAACTACATTTACCTGATGAAGAAAAGGATAGAAAAATGTATCATTTTACGATAGATTACCTATTAGAAAATGGATATAAACATTATGAAATATCTAATTTTGCAAAGGAAGGTCAAGAATGTATTCACAATAAGATATATTGGGAAAATGAAGAATATATTGGTTTAGGTTTGGGAGCTCATTCGTACCTAAATAAGATACGCTATTCAAACACAACAGATTTAAAAGATTATATAGAGAATATCGATAAAAAAAATATATGTGTGCATAAGGAAGAAATTTCAATAAAGGATGAAATTGCAGAAACTATGTTTCTCGGTTTGAGAATGATGAAAGGAATAAGTATTAAAAAATTTACAAAAAAATTTGGTATAAGTCCTTTAAAAGTGTATTCTAATGAAATTTGTGATTTAAAAGAAAAGGGGTTATTGCAGGTAGACGATCAAGTTATACGA